A portion of the Achromobacter sp. MFA1 R4 genome contains these proteins:
- the ggt gene encoding gamma-glutamyltransferase — translation MKSFDWGNPYPSVRIPLFARNVVSTSHPLAAQAGLRMLLKGGNAVDAAIAAAATIVLVEPVSCGLGGDCFAIVWDGKELHGLNSSGVAPAAWSTEYFKRKYGTGPDGLAIQPKRGWDAVTVPGVVAGWAALHEKLGKLPFEQLFEPAIEIAERGYAVPPVVAHKWAAAADELKSQPGYAQAFLPEGRAPKVGEHFRFPDAANTLRRIAASKGRDFYEGELAERIAAFSKECGGAMTQEDLRNYRPEWVKPISKSYRGYELHEIPPNGQGIAALIALGIVERFDMADIPVDSVQSQHIQIEAMKLAFADLYKYVADPRAMQVTPEQMLSDAYLDSRAKLIRLDQATHFEAGRPHAGGTIYLTAADENGMMISFIQSNYMGFGSGVVVPGTGISMQNRGVGFSMDPKSANVVEGGKRPFHTIIPGFLTRGGKPVMSFGVMGGDMQPQGHMQTVIRMIDYHQNPQAACCAPRWKVNRDFTLDIETNMQASTIAGLKDLGHALKSVDDPYMDFGAGQFIWRMSENDNELGYVAASDSRRDGQAVGF, via the coding sequence ATGAAATCCTTCGACTGGGGCAACCCGTATCCTTCCGTTCGCATCCCGCTGTTCGCCCGCAACGTGGTCTCCACGTCGCATCCGCTGGCGGCCCAGGCGGGGCTGCGCATGCTGCTCAAGGGCGGCAACGCCGTGGACGCCGCCATTGCGGCCGCGGCCACCATCGTCCTGGTCGAACCGGTTTCCTGCGGCCTGGGCGGCGACTGCTTCGCCATCGTCTGGGACGGCAAGGAACTGCACGGCCTGAATTCGTCGGGCGTCGCGCCCGCGGCCTGGAGCACCGAGTACTTCAAGCGCAAGTACGGCACGGGCCCCGACGGCCTGGCCATCCAACCCAAGCGCGGCTGGGACGCGGTTACCGTGCCCGGCGTGGTCGCCGGCTGGGCCGCGCTGCATGAAAAGCTGGGCAAGCTGCCGTTCGAGCAACTGTTCGAGCCCGCCATCGAGATCGCCGAGCGCGGCTACGCCGTGCCGCCCGTGGTGGCGCACAAGTGGGCCGCCGCCGCCGACGAACTGAAGTCGCAGCCGGGCTACGCCCAGGCCTTTCTGCCCGAGGGCCGCGCGCCCAAGGTGGGCGAACACTTCCGCTTCCCCGACGCCGCCAACACGCTGCGCCGCATCGCCGCGTCCAAGGGCCGCGACTTCTACGAAGGCGAACTGGCCGAGCGCATCGCCGCCTTCAGCAAGGAATGCGGCGGCGCGATGACGCAGGAGGACCTGCGCAACTACCGTCCGGAATGGGTCAAGCCCATCTCCAAGTCCTACCGCGGCTACGAGCTGCACGAGATCCCGCCGAACGGGCAGGGCATCGCCGCGCTGATCGCGCTGGGCATCGTCGAACGCTTCGACATGGCCGACATTCCGGTGGACTCGGTGCAATCGCAGCACATCCAGATCGAGGCCATGAAGCTGGCCTTCGCCGATCTGTACAAGTACGTGGCCGACCCGCGCGCCATGCAGGTCACGCCGGAACAGATGCTGTCGGACGCCTACCTGGACAGCCGCGCCAAGCTGATCCGCCTGGACCAGGCCACGCATTTCGAGGCCGGCCGTCCGCACGCCGGCGGCACCATCTACCTGACCGCCGCCGACGAAAACGGCATGATGATTTCGTTCATCCAGTCCAACTACATGGGCTTCGGGTCGGGCGTGGTCGTGCCGGGCACGGGCATCAGCATGCAGAACCGCGGCGTGGGCTTCTCGATGGATCCCAAGTCGGCCAACGTGGTCGAGGGCGGCAAGCGGCCCTTCCACACCATCATCCCGGGTTTCCTGACGCGCGGCGGCAAGCCGGTCATGAGTTTCGGCGTGATGGGCGGCGACATGCAGCCTCAGGGCCACATGCAGACCGTGATCCGCATGATCGACTACCACCAGAACCCGCAGGCCGCTTGCTGCGCGCCGCGCTGGAAGGTCAACCGCGATTTCACGCTCGACATCGAGACCAATATGCAGGCTTCTACGATTGCGGGACTGAAAGACCTGGGGCATGCTTTGAAATCCGTTGACGATCCCTACATGGACTTCGGCGCCGGCCAATTCATCTGGCGCATGTCCGAGAACGACAACGAACTGGGCTACGTCGCCGCCAGCGACAGCCGTCGCGACGGCCAGGCGGTGGGCTTCTAA
- a CDS encoding LysR substrate-binding domain-containing protein: MSTIRFMRTFLAVAHHGSFSEAAEQVALTQAAVSFQMRSLEAELGRELFDRSGRLAMLNAAGRELLPEIKHLLDLYDKLRRPSTAPGELAGSVSVGSIVSCMGTLSKVISGLKKAHPKLDVRILSGKASELAGKVEDGELDAAFLVEAGRKMASTRWTPLYEEQMVVIAPRSAAGDDARQVLAGNPFLRFDRTQRTGLQIDRLLRRMAVPVNDFLELNAIETLVELVRQEVGVTLLPLINGANWQHSPELRILHLPADLGPLSRSIGMLERREHARQGITAAICEACAKAFRAREPQAAA, from the coding sequence ATGAGTACGATCCGCTTCATGCGCACCTTTCTGGCGGTCGCGCACCACGGTTCCTTCTCCGAGGCCGCCGAGCAGGTGGCGCTGACGCAGGCGGCCGTGAGCTTCCAGATGCGGTCGCTGGAGGCCGAGCTGGGACGCGAACTATTCGACCGCAGCGGGCGCCTGGCCATGCTGAACGCAGCCGGCCGGGAATTGCTTCCTGAAATCAAGCACTTGCTGGATTTATACGACAAACTGAGGCGGCCCAGCACGGCGCCCGGCGAACTGGCGGGCTCGGTCTCGGTCGGCAGCATCGTGTCCTGCATGGGCACGCTGTCCAAGGTGATCTCGGGCCTGAAGAAAGCCCATCCCAAGCTGGACGTGCGCATCCTGTCGGGCAAGGCCAGCGAACTGGCGGGCAAGGTGGAAGACGGCGAGCTGGACGCGGCCTTCCTGGTGGAAGCCGGCCGCAAGATGGCCAGCACGCGCTGGACCCCGCTCTATGAAGAACAGATGGTGGTGATCGCGCCGCGCTCGGCGGCCGGCGATGACGCCCGTCAGGTGCTGGCAGGCAATCCCTTCCTGCGCTTTGACCGCACCCAGCGCACCGGTCTGCAGATCGACCGGCTGCTGCGCCGCATGGCCGTGCCGGTGAACGATTTCCTGGAATTGAACGCCATCGAGACGCTGGTGGAGCTGGTGCGCCAGGAGGTCGGCGTGACCCTGCTGCCGCTCATCAACGGCGCGAACTGGCAGCACAGCCCGGAATTGCGGATCCTGCACCTGCCCGCGGACCTGGGACCGCTGTCGCGCTCCATCGGCATGCTGGAACGGCGCGAACATGCCCGCCAGGGCATCACGGCGGCGATCTGCGAGGCGTGCGCGAAAGCCTTTCGCGCACGCGAACCGCAGGCCGCCGCCTGA
- a CDS encoding phosphocholine-specific phospholipase C: protein MKSEKDTIHAGKRRFLRNAAASTAGLTALSMFPPAIRRALAIPANNRTGTINDVEHVVILMQENRSFDMYFGTFKGVRGFGDRFTIPLPDNRSVWEQTNGTRVVMPYHLDSTQGNAQRVAGTPHDYVDAQMAWDGGRMDQWPRYKQNQSMGYYRQKEVDFQFKLADAFTLCDAYHCSTHGGTNTNRLFLWTGTNDPLAQGNGPSTRNQWDSLGASSTGWTWKTYPERLQENGVTWKVYQNLPENFGDNSLAGFQQYRRANELAGNASNGSPYPAWTPSMDAANPLYKGTANTMPDGGFLQALRDDALNGTLPQVSWIVAPATYSEHPGPSSPVQGAWYIQETLDALTANPDVWSKTVLLINFDENDGYFDHVPPPAAPSLNADGSMAGASTVNTDLERHTHASAQDAADNRVYGPGPRVPMYVVSPWSRGGWVNSQAFDHTSVLRFLEARFGVKEENISPWRRAVLGDLTSAFNFATPNDETLPDLNLLTRSGADQERAAQQALTAVPLPDPSTQAKGVQEKGVRYSRPLPYELHTSGRSQPETGNMWLVFSNTGKQAAVFHVYDRLHLDRLPRRYTVEPDKQLEGSWDTAADGGKYDLWVLGPNGWHRHFAGDLAQDRTAQQDAEIRVCYDIANGDVYVSFINAGKTPCTFEVTPNAYYANHERWTFTVPAGGQVEQHWALATSHAWYDFTVRLAEDPSWLRRFAGRVETGKASVTDPAMAE from the coding sequence GTGAAGTCCGAAAAAGACACGATCCACGCCGGCAAACGCCGCTTCCTGCGCAACGCCGCCGCCTCCACCGCGGGGCTGACCGCGCTGTCGATGTTCCCGCCGGCCATCCGCCGCGCGCTGGCCATTCCGGCCAACAACCGCACCGGCACCATCAACGACGTCGAGCACGTGGTCATCCTGATGCAGGAAAACCGCTCGTTCGACATGTACTTCGGCACGTTCAAGGGCGTGCGCGGCTTTGGCGACCGCTTCACCATCCCGCTGCCGGACAATCGCTCGGTCTGGGAGCAGACCAACGGCACCCGCGTCGTGATGCCGTACCACCTGGACAGCACGCAGGGCAACGCCCAGCGCGTGGCCGGCACGCCCCACGATTACGTGGACGCGCAGATGGCCTGGGACGGCGGCCGCATGGACCAATGGCCGCGCTACAAGCAGAACCAGTCGATGGGCTATTACCGCCAGAAGGAAGTGGACTTCCAGTTCAAGCTGGCCGACGCCTTCACGTTGTGCGACGCCTATCACTGTTCCACCCACGGCGGCACCAACACCAACCGCCTGTTCCTCTGGACTGGCACCAACGATCCGCTGGCGCAGGGCAACGGCCCGTCCACCCGCAATCAGTGGGACAGCCTGGGCGCCTCGTCCACCGGTTGGACCTGGAAGACGTATCCGGAACGCCTGCAGGAAAACGGCGTCACCTGGAAGGTCTACCAGAACCTGCCGGAGAACTTCGGCGACAACTCGCTGGCCGGCTTCCAGCAGTACCGCCGCGCCAATGAACTGGCGGGCAACGCGAGCAATGGTTCGCCGTACCCGGCCTGGACGCCCAGCATGGATGCCGCCAACCCGCTCTACAAGGGCACGGCCAACACCATGCCGGACGGCGGCTTCCTGCAGGCCCTGCGCGACGACGCGTTGAACGGCACGCTGCCGCAGGTGTCGTGGATCGTGGCGCCCGCGACGTATTCGGAACACCCCGGCCCGTCCAGCCCCGTCCAGGGCGCCTGGTACATCCAGGAAACGCTGGACGCGCTGACGGCCAACCCGGACGTCTGGAGCAAGACGGTCCTGCTCATCAACTTCGACGAGAACGACGGCTACTTCGACCACGTGCCGCCGCCCGCCGCGCCGTCGCTGAATGCCGATGGCTCGATGGCCGGCGCCTCCACCGTCAACACCGATCTGGAGCGCCACACCCACGCGTCCGCCCAGGATGCCGCGGACAACCGCGTCTACGGTCCGGGCCCGCGCGTGCCCATGTATGTGGTGTCGCCGTGGAGCCGCGGCGGCTGGGTCAACTCCCAGGCGTTCGACCACACGTCGGTGCTGCGCTTCCTGGAAGCGCGCTTCGGTGTGAAGGAAGAGAACATCAGCCCGTGGCGCCGCGCGGTGCTGGGCGACCTGACCTCGGCCTTCAACTTCGCCACGCCGAACGACGAGACGCTGCCGGACCTGAACCTGCTGACCCGATCCGGCGCCGACCAGGAACGCGCCGCGCAGCAAGCGCTGACCGCGGTGCCGCTGCCCGATCCGTCCACGCAGGCCAAGGGCGTGCAGGAGAAGGGCGTGCGCTATTCGCGTCCCTTGCCGTACGAACTGCACACGAGCGGCCGCAGCCAGCCCGAGACCGGCAACATGTGGCTGGTGTTCTCCAACACGGGCAAGCAGGCCGCGGTGTTCCACGTCTATGACCGCCTGCACCTGGACCGCCTGCCGCGCCGCTACACGGTGGAACCCGACAAGCAGCTCGAAGGCAGCTGGGACACGGCGGCCGACGGCGGCAAGTACGACCTGTGGGTGCTGGGTCCCAACGGCTGGCACCGCCACTTCGCGGGCGACCTGGCGCAGGACCGCACGGCGCAGCAGGATGCCGAGATCCGCGTCTGCTACGACATCGCCAACGGCGACGTCTACGTCAGCTTCATCAACGCCGGCAAGACGCCGTGCACCTTTGAAGTGACGCCCAACGCCTACTACGCCAACCACGAACGCTGGACGTTCACGGTGCCGGCGGGCGGCCAGGTCGAGCAGCACTGGGCGCTGGCGACCAGCCATGCGTGGTACGACTTCACGGTGCGGCTGGCCGAGGATCCGTCGTGGCTGCGCCGCTTTGCCGGCCGCGTCGAAACCGGCAAGGCGTCGGTGACCGACCCGGCGATGGCCGAGTAA
- a CDS encoding alkaline phosphatase family protein, producing MQTLNWRRWCAMLLATSALAGCGGGDDDDEEPVAPPTQPPATSPGEASVDKVLFVGVDGLTYDALRRGMTDKTLPNIGQLTATRAWTGGVTGTVTQQPTLAAPGWATLLTGQWADVHGVRSNALGQAMKAPSLFQRVKTAQPEARIAGAFNSPLLAGLLGVDRDAGYVQVVTDCAGVDDCVASQARDRIAEGYDVVVAQFGAPERAAAESGFGTTYEAVIRQTDAAIGVLAKQLADRRADHPGENWLMVVASSHGLDKTGGSDGLPFSTNKTILLAANQPALLGGSADDASFDGLWDTNWYALPSAADVAPTVLSHLGALPAADAYDMAGTSLSEPLALRRVATTTSMDNKSVTVTWVRVGEPEGDIVVSRDGVEVARLPGTATQYVDTGFTFDTEGVHALHYSVSAGRAVSAARATVVYAKPVPLLASLRTGLTMFFPFEGDVADKAAGGGAITPYDGTQAPAYADPGVFGKSFQNERSAAALGAFKLDYPAGLLDSVQAFTIGFWYQSDGTANDRSIVGNKDYNSGGNPGITIAQWAGPELRFNIAGGGKRADINGVKFTANKPVYIAMTIDKTAKTMTAYRYDSELGFVRTVTSTATPGVDLTAVAGIFGPHIGLNEDGKGTYGICCAGTKGPYTMIFDDLAFWSRALTEEEVKSLAMSGKSVSELFP from the coding sequence ATGCAGACATTGAATTGGAGAAGATGGTGCGCCATGTTGCTGGCGACCAGCGCATTGGCCGGCTGCGGAGGCGGCGATGACGACGACGAGGAGCCCGTGGCCCCGCCGACGCAGCCGCCCGCGACTTCGCCCGGCGAGGCGAGCGTCGACAAGGTGCTGTTCGTGGGCGTCGACGGCCTGACTTACGACGCGCTGCGCCGCGGCATGACCGACAAGACCCTGCCCAACATCGGCCAGCTCACCGCCACGCGCGCCTGGACGGGCGGGGTGACGGGCACGGTCACGCAGCAGCCCACGCTGGCCGCGCCGGGCTGGGCCACCTTGCTGACCGGGCAATGGGCCGACGTGCATGGCGTGCGCTCCAATGCGCTGGGCCAGGCCATGAAGGCGCCCAGCCTGTTCCAGCGCGTCAAGACCGCGCAGCCCGAGGCCCGCATTGCCGGCGCGTTCAACTCGCCGCTGCTGGCCGGCCTGCTGGGCGTGGACCGCGACGCGGGCTACGTGCAGGTGGTGACGGACTGCGCCGGCGTGGACGACTGCGTCGCCTCGCAGGCCCGCGACCGCATCGCCGAGGGCTATGACGTGGTGGTGGCGCAGTTCGGCGCGCCGGAACGCGCCGCCGCCGAGAGCGGCTTCGGCACGACCTACGAAGCCGTCATCCGCCAGACCGACGCCGCGATCGGCGTGCTGGCCAAGCAGCTTGCCGACCGCCGCGCCGATCATCCCGGCGAAAACTGGCTGATGGTGGTGGCGTCCAGCCACGGGCTGGACAAGACCGGCGGCAGCGACGGCCTGCCGTTCTCGACCAACAAGACCATCCTGCTGGCGGCCAACCAGCCCGCCTTGTTGGGCGGCAGCGCCGACGACGCATCGTTCGACGGCCTGTGGGACACCAACTGGTACGCGCTGCCCAGCGCCGCCGACGTGGCGCCCACCGTCCTGTCGCACCTGGGCGCGCTGCCCGCTGCCGACGCCTACGACATGGCCGGCACTTCGCTCAGCGAACCGCTGGCGCTGCGCCGCGTCGCCACCACCACGTCCATGGACAACAAGAGCGTGACCGTGACCTGGGTGCGCGTCGGCGAGCCCGAGGGCGACATCGTGGTCAGCCGCGACGGCGTGGAAGTGGCGCGCCTGCCCGGCACCGCCACGCAATACGTGGACACGGGCTTCACGTTCGACACCGAAGGCGTGCACGCGCTGCATTACAGCGTGTCGGCCGGCCGCGCGGTCAGCGCCGCGCGCGCCACCGTGGTCTACGCCAAGCCCGTGCCGCTGCTGGCCTCGCTGCGCACCGGCCTGACGATGTTCTTCCCGTTCGAGGGCGACGTGGCCGACAAGGCGGCGGGCGGCGGCGCGATCACGCCGTACGACGGCACGCAGGCGCCGGCCTACGCCGACCCCGGCGTGTTCGGCAAGAGCTTCCAGAACGAGCGCAGCGCGGCCGCCCTGGGCGCGTTCAAGCTGGACTATCCGGCGGGCCTGCTGGACAGCGTTCAGGCGTTCACGATTGGCTTCTGGTATCAGTCCGACGGCACGGCGAACGACCGCTCCATCGTGGGCAACAAGGACTACAACTCCGGCGGCAACCCTGGCATCACCATCGCCCAGTGGGCCGGGCCCGAGCTGCGTTTCAACATCGCGGGCGGCGGCAAGCGGGCGGACATCAACGGCGTGAAGTTCACGGCCAACAAGCCGGTCTACATCGCAATGACCATCGACAAGACGGCCAAGACGATGACGGCCTACCGCTACGACAGCGAGCTGGGCTTTGTGCGCACCGTCACATCCACGGCCACGCCGGGCGTCGACCTGACCGCGGTGGCGGGCATCTTCGGTCCGCACATCGGCCTGAACGAAGACGGCAAGGGCACCTACGGCATCTGCTGCGCCGGCACCAAGGGCCCCTACACGATGATTTTTGATGACCTGGCGTTCTGGTCGCGAGCCTTGACCGAGGAAGAAGTGAAGTCCCTGGCCATGTCCGGCAAGTCCGTCTCCGAATTGTTCCCCTGA
- a CDS encoding general secretion pathway protein GspC, producing the protein MPLSLRLPLPSAPTALRVLAVLAFAAGVGVWASVLLAPRPGPLPPAVSAAAPRAADNTPVAQWFGKDEAMRTQITVLGVIAAGPDGAAVLSVDGGPPLAWRTGAEVAPGIVLRDIAADAVTVEQSGRASRLAAPAAQDAPGGITREK; encoded by the coding sequence ATGCCCCTGTCCCTGCGCCTGCCCCTGCCCTCCGCACCCACCGCGTTGCGTGTCCTTGCCGTGCTGGCCTTTGCGGCGGGCGTGGGCGTGTGGGCCTCGGTCCTCCTCGCGCCGCGGCCCGGCCCGTTGCCACCCGCCGTCTCGGCCGCCGCGCCGCGCGCGGCCGACAATACACCGGTCGCGCAGTGGTTCGGCAAAGACGAAGCCATGCGCACGCAGATCACCGTGCTGGGCGTGATCGCGGCCGGCCCCGACGGCGCGGCGGTGCTGAGCGTGGACGGCGGCCCGCCGCTGGCCTGGCGCACCGGCGCGGAAGTGGCGCCGGGCATCGTGCTGCGCGACATCGCGGCTGACGCCGTCACGGTCGAGCAGTCGGGCCGCGCGAGCCGCCTGGCGGCGCCGGCGGCGCAGGACGCGCCGGGCGGCATCACCCGCGAAAAGTAG
- the gspG gene encoding type II secretion system major pseudopilin GspG: MRQLPRGLARQQGFTLIEIMVVIVIMGILAALVVPRVLDRPDQARQAAARQDIGGIMQALKLYRLDNGRYPTTAQGLRALAQKPDGVANWRGYLDKLPNDPWGHPYQYLSPGVKGDVDVFSFGADNKPGGENGDADIGSWEL, translated from the coding sequence GTGCGTCAGTTACCGCGCGGGCTTGCCCGCCAGCAGGGCTTCACCCTGATCGAGATCATGGTGGTCATTGTGATCATGGGCATCCTGGCCGCGCTGGTGGTGCCGCGCGTCCTGGACCGCCCCGACCAGGCCCGGCAGGCCGCGGCGCGTCAGGACATCGGCGGCATCATGCAGGCGCTCAAGCTCTACCGCCTGGACAACGGCCGCTATCCCACCACCGCCCAGGGCCTGCGCGCGCTGGCGCAAAAGCCGGACGGCGTCGCCAACTGGCGCGGCTACCTGGACAAGCTGCCCAACGATCCGTGGGGCCACCCCTATCAATACCTGAGCCCCGGCGTCAAAGGCGACGTCGACGTGTTCTCGTTCGGCGCCGACAACAAGCCCGGCGGAGAAAACGGCGATGCCGACATCGGTTCGTGGGAACTCTGA
- the gspH gene encoding type II secretion system minor pseudopilin GspH — translation MPTSVRGNSERGFTLVEVLVVLVIVAIAASMVSLSIGRGDNRLRGDAERLADAFTVAQSEARSDGRSIRWLANGQGWSFERAGRPPGPTAQDDIPVAADRFDHDEVLRPQAWSAAPVQWRLDPDRPLVFNTEWVAAPMTLNLSAGDAHVTLQRDAAGRYDIR, via the coding sequence ATGCCGACATCGGTTCGTGGGAACTCTGAACGCGGCTTCACGCTGGTCGAAGTCCTGGTGGTGCTGGTGATCGTGGCCATCGCCGCCAGCATGGTGAGCCTGTCCATCGGCCGCGGCGACAACCGCCTGCGCGGCGACGCCGAGCGCCTGGCCGACGCGTTCACCGTGGCGCAGAGCGAGGCGCGCAGCGACGGGCGATCCATCCGCTGGCTGGCCAACGGCCAGGGCTGGTCGTTCGAGCGTGCGGGCCGGCCGCCCGGCCCGACGGCGCAGGACGACATCCCCGTGGCCGCCGACCGGTTCGACCATGACGAGGTGCTGCGGCCGCAAGCGTGGTCGGCAGCCCCCGTGCAGTGGCGGCTGGACCCCGACCGGCCGCTGGTATTCAACACGGAGTGGGTCGCCGCGCCCATGACACTGAACCTGAGCGCGGGAGACGCGCACGTCACGCTGCAGCGCGACGCCGCCGGACGCTATGACATCCGCTGA
- the gspI gene encoding type II secretion system minor pseudopilin GspI — MTSAEASPDDSTVAFPAASRRERGFTLIEVLVALAIIAVAMGAALRATGVMAANNRALQDKTLALLAAQNALTQLRLEQALPRAGSQTVPCPQGGLALQCELVFTNSMNRSFRQVAVKVHDAASAREGAILLQLDGLLSSLR, encoded by the coding sequence ATGACATCCGCTGAGGCATCCCCGGACGATTCCACGGTCGCGTTCCCCGCTGCGTCCCGGCGCGAGCGCGGCTTCACGCTGATCGAAGTGCTGGTGGCGCTTGCCATCATCGCCGTGGCGATGGGCGCGGCCCTGCGCGCCACGGGCGTCATGGCCGCGAACAACCGGGCCCTGCAGGACAAGACGCTGGCGCTGCTGGCCGCGCAGAACGCGCTGACGCAGCTGCGGCTGGAACAGGCCTTGCCGCGCGCCGGCTCGCAGACCGTGCCCTGTCCGCAAGGCGGCCTGGCCCTGCAATGCGAACTGGTCTTCACCAACTCCATGAACCGCAGCTTTCGCCAGGTGGCCGTCAAGGTCCACGACGCGGCGTCCGCGCGCGAAGGCGCGATCCTGCTGCAGCTCGACGGACTGCTGTCCAGCCTGCGATGA
- a CDS encoding prepilin-type N-terminal cleavage/methylation domain-containing protein, producing MRRTPRSQAGFTLIEVLVALALMALVSLMAWRGLASVSGARDLIAAQAEDTDAIVRTLGQMARDVELSYTGPAFDSPGLDAVAFTTGLRLLPRAAGGQTLEILRPDPDGNGLWQRVHWQVRADGLWRASGPSAPRSPLPAANAGVLLLPGVRILALRAWVPGVGWVDANASFAAAPTGLEIAFERGAPGDLRRYTRVLELP from the coding sequence ATGCGCCGTACCCCCAGATCCCAGGCCGGCTTCACGCTGATCGAAGTGCTGGTCGCGTTGGCCCTGATGGCGCTGGTCAGCCTGATGGCCTGGCGCGGCCTGGCCAGCGTGTCGGGCGCGCGCGACCTCATCGCCGCGCAGGCCGAGGACACCGACGCCATCGTCCGCACGCTGGGCCAGATGGCGCGCGACGTGGAGCTGTCCTACACCGGCCCGGCCTTCGATTCCCCGGGCCTGGATGCGGTGGCGTTCACGACCGGGCTGCGCCTGCTGCCACGCGCGGCGGGCGGCCAGACCCTGGAAATCCTGCGTCCCGACCCCGACGGCAACGGCCTGTGGCAGCGCGTCCACTGGCAGGTGCGGGCAGATGGCCTGTGGCGCGCCAGCGGCCCGTCCGCGCCGCGCAGTCCCCTGCCCGCGGCCAACGCGGGCGTGCTGCTGCTGCCCGGCGTGCGCATCCTTGCACTGCGCGCCTGGGTGCCGGGCGTGGGCTGGGTGGACGCCAACGCCTCGTTCGCGGCGGCGCCCACGGGCCTGGAGATCGCCTTCGAACGCGGCGCGCCGGGCGACCTGCGGCGCTACACGCGCGTCCTGGAGCTGCCATGA
- the gspK gene encoding type II secretion system minor pseudopilin GspK, translated as MRPAAAPANTAPGHTARERGAAVVSALIIVAIVAALTTSLFQRQTASTRRVENEMARVQARAMLAGGIDWARLVVRDHGRREPITRGDQIWATPVLDTRIERPDDDRVAVFSGAVQDEQGKYNLYNLARNGVPQPEQEEILRRLLATLELPDTLAARIVDIVASAQPPALAADAPTNPARPAPQARAPLPRGVDEVAALLALEPPMRNALRRTMTLLPAATNVNVNTAPAEVIAALVPGLSLAQARAMAGERDRGNWFNNPGDFANRLTSTGIKTPAPSVATNSGWFLASGTVVYERARVSMQALLRSVPPAAPETIWTRDSP; from the coding sequence ATGAGACCGGCGGCGGCCCCGGCGAACACCGCGCCCGGACATACGGCCCGCGAACGCGGCGCGGCCGTGGTCAGCGCGCTCATCATCGTGGCGATCGTGGCCGCGCTGACCACCAGCCTCTTCCAGCGGCAGACCGCCAGCACCCGGCGCGTGGAAAACGAAATGGCCCGCGTGCAGGCGCGCGCGATGCTGGCGGGCGGGATCGACTGGGCCCGGCTGGTCGTGCGCGACCACGGCCGGCGCGAACCCATCACGCGCGGCGACCAGATCTGGGCCACGCCCGTGCTGGACACCCGCATCGAGCGCCCGGACGACGACCGCGTGGCGGTGTTTTCAGGCGCCGTGCAGGACGAACAGGGCAAATACAACCTCTATAACCTCGCGCGCAACGGCGTGCCCCAGCCCGAGCAGGAAGAGATCCTGCGCCGCCTGCTGGCCACGCTGGAGCTGCCCGATACGCTGGCCGCCCGCATCGTCGACATCGTCGCGTCCGCGCAGCCGCCCGCCCTGGCGGCGGACGCGCCGACCAATCCGGCGCGCCCCGCGCCCCAGGCCCGCGCGCCGCTGCCGCGCGGCGTGGACGAAGTGGCGGCGCTGCTGGCGCTGGAGCCGCCGATGCGCAATGCGCTGCGCCGCACGATGACGCTGTTGCCGGCGGCCACCAACGTCAACGTCAACACGGCGCCCGCGGAGGTCATCGCCGCGCTGGTGCCCGGCCTGTCGCTGGCACAGGCGCGCGCCATGGCGGGCGAGCGCGACCGCGGCAACTGGTTCAACAACCCCGGCGACTTCGCCAACCGGCTGACGAGCACGGGCATCAAGACGCCCGCGCCGTCGGTCGCCACCAACAGCGGCTGGTTCCTGGCCAGCGGCACCGTGGTCTACGAACGGGCGCGCGTCTCCATGCAGGCGCTGCTGCGCAGCGTCCCGCCGGCCGCTCCCGAAACGATCTGGACAAGAGACTCACCGTGA